The proteins below come from a single Mangifera indica cultivar Alphonso chromosome 16, CATAS_Mindica_2.1, whole genome shotgun sequence genomic window:
- the LOC123198826 gene encoding uncharacterized protein LOC123198826: protein MNTTTILHSPSSKPPSSWVPISSRPSNTTRLAQKLRKNGFCGRSIRIIPISCASGSTSNTDGSSDAPQPVPPAIKPPPDAVGIRFRRRSRRQKQKMEDGVTDKQRPLKMQAPASTTSVKKWDDMNLSEKAMELYMGEKGMLFWLNKFAYASIFIMIGAWILFRFVGPAINLYQLDSSPLSPSSVFKGS, encoded by the coding sequence ATGAACACCACCACCATCCTCCACAGTCCGTCGTCAAAACCACCATCATCATGGGTCCCCATCTCCTCAAGACCTTCAAACACCACAAGACTGGCTCAAAAACTCCGAAAAAACGGTTTCTGTGGACGATCTATCAGAATCATCCCCATTAGCTGCGCCAGTGGCAGTACAAGTAACACTGATGGCAGCAGCGATGCTCCACAGCCAGTTCCTCCAGCAATAAAACCACCACCAGACGCCGTGGGGATACGGTTTCGCAGACGCTCAAGAAGACAGAAACAGAAAATGGAAGATGGCGTAACGGATAAACAACGTCCCTTAAAGATGCAAGCTCCGGCTAGTACGACGTCGGTTAAGAAGTGGGATGACATGAACCTCAGTGAGAAGGCAATGGAACTCTACATGGGAGAGAAGGGTATGCTTTTCTGGCTCAACAAGTTTGCTTACGCCTCCATTTTTATCATGATTGGAGCTTGGATACTTTTCCGGTTTGTCGGGCCGGCGATTAATCTTTACCAGTTGGATTCTTCTCCTCTCTCCCCTTCCTCCGTGTTCAAGGGGTCCTGA
- the LOC123199765 gene encoding RNA demethylase ALKBH9B-like, translating into MENDRNQVRTVDPFLLQYQPSELRIASEFLATWQPYLCRDLCQHCTETLADRIRSLDSDIDNGKSECLNLDDNEACSEIINDTCDTNSLGSWKDAAEISSLASCGDGANGCSENKPEASTTGGLTSGLPTPRISWADMAQEDELEEGEDSEEQHELDEPVVDINVSSGELRSSEVLVKPQLSREQREYIRFMNVKREKDFICLEKIKGKIYNILKGLELHEGVFSSAEQKRIVDYIYVLKEKGKKGELKELTYSAPQKWMKGKGRVTIQFGCCYNYAKDKNGNPPGILQDAIVDPLPPLFKVMIRRLVRWHILPPTCVPDSCIVNIYEEGDCIPPHIDNHEFVRPFCTVSFLSECNIVFGSNLKVVGAGEFTGSIAIPLPVGSVLVLNGNAADVAKHCVPSVPTKRISITFRRMDESKRPIGFAPEPDLQGIEPLSYDMEKAVSLNCPTSDSHSKRQPRRECTEKGREHIERSHVHAEPQYLSRSRRGPASKQRVRPSFGS; encoded by the exons ATGGAGAATGATCGCAACCAAGTTAGAACGGTCGATCCGTTTCTTCTACAATATCAGCCATCTGAACTCAGGATTGCCTCCGAATTTCTCGCCACGTGGCAACCTTACCTCTGCAGAGATCTTTGCCAGCACTGCACCGAAACCCTCGCCGATCGTATCCGTTCGCTCGACTCAG ATATTGACAATGGCAAATCGGAATGCTTAAATTTGGACGATAATGAAGCTTGTTCAGAAATTATAAATGATACTTGCGACACAAATTCTCTTGGAAGTTGGAAAGATGCTGCAGAAATTAGTTCACTGGCCAGTTGTGGAGATGGGGCAAATGGTTGTTCTGAGAATAAGCCAGAAGCTTCAACAACTGGTGGATTAACTTCTGGTTTGCCAACTCCACGGATATCCTGGGCTGACATGGCTCAAGAAGACGAGCTTGAGGAAGGAGAAGATTCAGAAGAACAACATGAATTGGATGAGCCAGTGGTTGATATTAATGTTTCATCTGGGGAATTGAGGAGTTCAGAGGTTCTTGTGAAGCCCCAGTTGTCCAGGGAACAGAGAGAGTACATTCGGTTTATGAATGTAAAGAGGGAGAAGGATTTCATTTGTTTGGAGAAGattaaagggaaaatatataatattttgaaggGACTTGAGCTCCATGAGGGTGTGTTTAGTTCTGCTGAGCAGAAGAGGATTGTTGactatatttatgtacttaaggAGAAGGGGAAAAAGGGAGAACTAAAAG AGCTAACATACTCAGCACCCCAAAAGTGGATGAAGGGCAAAGGTCGTGTCACTATTCAATTTGGTTGCTGCTATAATTATGCGAAA GATAAGAATGGTAATCCACCAGGCATTCTCCAAGATGCCATTGTAGATCCTCTACCTCCTCTATTTAAGGTGATGATTAGAAGGCTGGTCCGGTGGCATATACTTCCTCCTACCTGTGTGCCTGATAGCTGTATTGTCAACATTTATGAAGAAGGGGATTGCATACCACCTCACATTGATAACCATGAATTTGTTCGACCTTTTTGTACAGTATCATTTCTTAGTGAGTGTAATATTGTTTTTGGATCAAACTTAAAGGTTGTGGGTGCTGGTGAATTTACCGGTTCAATTGCAATCCCCTTGCCTGTGGG aTCTGTTCTTGTCTTAAATGGAAATGCAGCTGATGTGGCTAAGCATTGTGTGCCTTCAGTTCCTACAAAGAG GATATCAATTACATTCAGAAGAATGGATGAATCAAAGCGACCTATTGGGTTTGCACCGGAACCCGATTTGCAGGGAATTGAACCATTGTCTTATGACATGGAGAAAGCTGTAAGTTTAAATTGCCCTACATCTGATTCTCATTCAAAAAGGCAGCCAAGAAGAGAGTGTACTGAGAAGGGAAGGGAACATATTGAGCGAAGTCATGTCCATGCAGAACCTCAATACTTGAGTCGTTCTCGAAGAGGGCCTGCAAGTAAACAGAGGGTGAGGCCAAGCTTTGGCAGTTGA
- the LOC123199206 gene encoding uncharacterized protein LOC123199206 translates to MASEEDVHFSNLRSLLTGADEMQNQETERKPSTDEMFKRNLIKLKECMEGSDGDTEKELEVLWRRVKTTAKLLAFLKSKARIMAIPDLAHTSCGIKQLEGVGLLDKNGTPLSSWSRNVDLSLFDGPDEETWIGITKQQGSIDEQDGAYTVELLKSVQMVTDVMEALVKRVIMAESETAIEKEKVSLGQEEVRKKANQIENMSLKLEEMERFALVTNGVLNEMRQRVEDLVEETSRQRQRAAENEQELCRVKREFESLKSFVSTLISVRETLISSEKQFQTIERLFERLVAKTTQLEGEKMQKEAEVQKLMEENLRLTDLLDMKEAQLSAMNEQCKVMALSASNI, encoded by the exons ATGGCATCTGAGGAAGATGTGCACTTCTCAAATCTGAGGTCTCTGCTTACGGGAGCTGATGAAATGCAAAACCAGGAGACAGAACGAAAACCATCAACAGATGAGATGTTCAAGAGGAACCTTATAAAGTTAAAGGAATGTATGGAGGGTTCTGATGGAGATACAGAGAAGGAATTAGAAGTTCTTTGGCGACGGGTAAAAACTACTGCAAAGCTATTGGCTTTCTTGAAATCAAAAGCAAGAATCATGGCTATCCCGGATTTAGCACATACATCATGTGGCATCAAACAATTGGAAGGTGTTGGTCTTCTTGATAAAAATGGTACTCCTTTATCCAGTTGGTCTAGGAACGTTGATCTTTCTTTATTTGATGGTCCTGATGAAGAGACATGGATTGGAATTACTAAACAGCAAGGGTCTATTGATGAACAGGATGGAGCTTATACTGTTGAATTACTTAAGTCTGTTCAGATGGTCACAGATGTTATGGAAGCTCTTGTTAAGAGGGTTATAATGGCAGAATCTGAAACTGCTATTGAAAAAGAGAAGGTAAGTTTAGGTCAGGAAGAAGTTAGGAAGAAGGCTAACCAAATTGAGAACATGTCTTTAAAGTTGGAGGAAATGGAGCGTTTTGCTCTAGTTACAAATGGTGTTCTGAATGAAATGCGGCAGAGAGTTGAGGACCTGGTTGAAGAGACATCAAGACAGAGGCAGCGAGCTGCAGAAAATGAACAGGAGTTATGTCGTGTGAAACGGGAATTCGAGTCTCTGAAATCTTTTGTTAGTACTCTTATCAGCGTGAGGGAAACACTTATTTCATCAGAGAAGCAATTTCAAACTATTGAGAGGCTTTTTGAACG GCTAGTTGCTAAGACAACACAATTGGAGGGTGAGAAGATGCAAAAGGAGGCTGAAGTGCAGAAACTTATGGAAGAAAATCTGAGGTTAACTGACCTTCTTGACATGAAGGAAGCTCAACTTTCGGCCATGAATGAGCAATGCAAAGTAATGGCATTGAGTGCCTCAAACATTTAA